A portion of the Bacillus thuringiensis genome contains these proteins:
- a CDS encoding CalY family protein — protein sequence MSLKQKVGMGVVTASLGLSLTFGGVFAYFSDSETSSNSFQAGTLDLSLNPSVIVNVKDLKPGDFIERNFKLENKGTLDIAKVALETSYEVTDAKQNNDGEDLGDHIIVKFLVNDGQPSNPNDDHEILWETKLSKLKTMKPEDVATSLERHNLIDGIKSGETDYLHVLFSFEDNDQDQNKFQGDSLQLNWTFHAEQTAGVEK from the coding sequence ATGTCATTAAAACAAAAAGTAGGAATGGGAGTTGTCACCGCTTCACTTGGTTTATCCCTTACATTCGGAGGTGTATTCGCCTATTTCAGTGATTCAGAAACATCGAGTAACTCATTTCAAGCTGGAACACTAGATCTTTCTCTTAATCCAAGTGTAATCGTTAATGTGAAAGATTTAAAACCAGGTGATTTTATTGAAAGGAACTTCAAGCTTGAAAATAAAGGTACATTAGATATCGCAAAAGTAGCACTTGAAACATCATATGAAGTTACAGATGCAAAGCAAAATAATGACGGTGAAGATTTAGGTGATCACATTATCGTCAAGTTTCTAGTGAATGATGGACAGCCATCTAATCCAAACGATGATCATGAGATTTTGTGGGAAACAAAACTATCAAAATTAAAAACTATGAAACCTGAAGATGTCGCTACGTCTCTAGAACGTCATAACTTAATAGATGGTATTAAATCTGGTGAAACAGATTACTTACACGTTCTCTTCTCATTTGAAGATAACGACCAAGATCAAAATAAATTTCAAGGTGATTCCCTGCAGCTAAACTGGACTTTCCATGCTGAGCAAACAGCAGGTGTGGAGAAATAA
- a CDS encoding S8 family serine peptidase → MKKKNRFVTGIVTAGVLFSTAIPFNVLAESPINQIESSNAHSILSKLSKEQRLALQTVDANPGFTISPDINTSSSEPVNIIVEFQTAPVKINELKQKEKGLQSAPENIKARIDQEHEEFEKGLKRLYQFSPSVKSGNFQSVQIKRSYKHAINGVAMTLPANTVEELLRIGVVKRIWKDYEVKLNLPKQAEQKAPQKLTDSIPQIGVDKLHSEGITGKGIKVGVLDTGIDYNHPDLKDVYKGYRAKSGEDSSKVDPNSVKGWDFINNDADPMETTYSEWQQSGAPEFDNRGSSFYTAHGTHVAGIVSAQKKNQSDSAVKGVAPDIELYNYRVLGPYGSGDSSGIIAAIDKSISDGMNVINLSLGDDSNNPLDPTSIAVNNAMLSGVVTVVAAGNSGPNPSTLGSPGASPFAITVGASDSSISLPKLSGHAGQLQFPNLILFGKNFTDKIEDFKGQTLPIESVGIGTPDEFSKKDVKGKIALVARGTTSFDEKIANAKQAGAKAVIIYNNVDGEIPFYVGESTKYIPAFRLTKEDGEKLKAQIEQGSTSLTFDEINYIQTEGDHLADFSSRGPVTANDDIKPDITAPGVAVLSTVPEYINDPQEGENYAVSYERMQGTSMASPHIAGVAALILQEHPDYSPFDVKASLMNTADDLKEKYSVYEVGAGRVDAYNAVRTETSFKVLDTTQTVVNDEVIEVPEETGSIAFGKFYQKDGEALEQKRNIKVTNHNKQEKKEFKTEISYTPASPTINDAVANGVKVSAPETITLDAGKTDEIEAKINVPAGVKQGRYEGYIHITNTKNKEETYQIPFSIRVSEPGIENAILSRKAISTDTSKFNPYGESYVHGAFQLNSELETLDLIVKDSKTDKALGFIGTLNTSGLKTDVYYYLDSFFNGKVYPFTNDPAKPIGDEKISLPEGDYTIEFVGYDKAGKARVKGDYVVIDNTPPEVKLIGLKPGIYELNEENYTVEDGKKALWIKGNVYDSNVDYLKGKGLNITQEANGVMYYDYSPYLHKFLPINANGDFKVGITPDSFRTEGPMNTGVYIFDYATAGADYPSGVNNYWFIPQGAQYAKASYDKKELYKNDEFTVTLNAKHVKQFVAGQFNVNFLEKNFKFANAKFNPAFEKLLSEKGVTAKVNEPKLEAGSVTVGGAIDDKNFAGLDGDFPFIDVTFKVENDEFYEANAQLESPIFVYWKQGESEPNRMRVLQDQTFSVMSLNSLVEGNIKPGAFLNERGYLDEKFDYTKLGVKVYATDSYRHKFEGSLDKYGYFKLNGLPVNKRDYNLYVEVPGHLTSRLTTKLGTEKDGKLLGQYYYARPDENLAGDVNGDKVIDIKDGEIIASNYGKKGLTVKDGDLNKDGIVDEKDIRFVEKNFLKKGPDASKSQTPVEKSKSGTLVDILKKLGLTPKK, encoded by the coding sequence ATGAAAAAGAAAAATCGTTTTGTTACTGGAATTGTAACAGCTGGCGTTCTGTTTTCAACTGCCATTCCGTTCAATGTACTTGCTGAAAGTCCTATTAACCAAATTGAATCTTCAAATGCTCATTCTATATTATCGAAGCTTTCTAAAGAACAACGCCTGGCATTACAAACGGTAGATGCCAACCCTGGTTTTACAATTTCACCAGATATTAATACGAGTAGTTCTGAGCCTGTAAATATCATTGTAGAATTTCAAACTGCTCCAGTAAAGATTAATGAATTAAAACAAAAAGAAAAAGGATTACAATCTGCTCCTGAAAATATAAAAGCACGTATTGATCAAGAACATGAAGAATTCGAAAAAGGATTAAAACGTCTTTATCAATTCAGCCCATCAGTAAAATCAGGAAACTTCCAGTCTGTACAAATTAAACGTTCTTATAAGCATGCGATAAATGGTGTTGCAATGACATTACCAGCAAATACAGTTGAAGAGTTGTTACGAATTGGTGTTGTAAAACGTATTTGGAAAGATTACGAAGTGAAATTAAATTTACCAAAACAAGCAGAGCAGAAAGCACCTCAAAAACTAACAGATAGCATTCCGCAAATTGGAGTGGATAAGTTACATAGCGAGGGCATTACTGGAAAAGGAATTAAAGTTGGTGTATTAGATACAGGTATTGATTACAATCACCCTGACTTAAAGGACGTATATAAAGGCTATCGCGCAAAATCTGGTGAGGACTCTAGCAAAGTAGATCCAAATTCAGTAAAGGGTTGGGACTTTATTAATAATGATGCAGATCCAATGGAAACTACTTATTCAGAATGGCAACAATCTGGTGCTCCTGAATTTGATAACCGTGGTTCTTCCTTCTACACAGCCCACGGCACTCACGTAGCAGGTATCGTTTCTGCTCAAAAGAAGAACCAATCTGATTCAGCAGTAAAAGGTGTTGCACCTGACATTGAACTGTATAACTATCGTGTACTCGGTCCATACGGAAGTGGAGATAGTTCAGGTATTATAGCTGCAATTGATAAATCTATTTCTGACGGTATGAACGTTATTAACTTATCGTTAGGTGATGATAGCAACAATCCACTTGATCCAACATCTATTGCTGTTAATAACGCGATGCTTTCAGGCGTTGTTACAGTCGTTGCTGCTGGTAACTCTGGACCGAATCCATCAACACTCGGATCACCAGGTGCTTCGCCATTTGCTATTACGGTTGGAGCCAGTGATAGCTCTATTTCCTTACCGAAACTATCAGGTCATGCTGGACAATTACAATTCCCTAACTTAATTTTGTTCGGCAAAAACTTCACTGATAAAATAGAAGATTTTAAGGGACAAACTTTACCTATTGAATCTGTAGGAATCGGTACGCCTGACGAGTTTAGTAAAAAAGATGTAAAAGGAAAAATCGCTCTCGTTGCACGTGGTACAACCTCATTTGATGAAAAAATTGCTAACGCAAAACAAGCAGGTGCAAAGGCTGTTATTATTTATAACAACGTGGATGGAGAAATTCCTTTCTACGTTGGTGAAAGCACAAAATACATTCCAGCATTCCGCCTAACGAAAGAAGACGGTGAAAAACTAAAAGCTCAAATTGAACAAGGTAGCACATCCTTAACTTTCGATGAAATTAATTACATTCAAACAGAAGGCGATCATCTTGCAGACTTTAGCTCACGCGGTCCTGTTACAGCAAATGATGATATTAAGCCTGATATTACAGCGCCTGGTGTTGCTGTCCTTTCAACAGTTCCTGAATATATTAACGACCCGCAAGAGGGTGAAAACTATGCTGTTTCCTATGAGCGTATGCAAGGAACATCTATGGCTTCCCCTCATATCGCTGGTGTTGCCGCTCTAATTTTACAAGAACACCCAGACTACTCTCCGTTCGATGTAAAAGCGTCTCTTATGAACACAGCTGATGATTTAAAAGAAAAATATTCGGTCTATGAAGTTGGAGCTGGGCGAGTAGATGCTTACAACGCCGTTCGTACAGAAACAAGCTTTAAAGTATTAGATACGACACAAACTGTTGTAAATGATGAAGTAATTGAAGTGCCCGAAGAAACTGGATCTATTGCATTCGGTAAGTTTTATCAAAAAGACGGTGAAGCTCTTGAACAAAAACGAAATATAAAAGTAACTAATCATAATAAACAAGAGAAAAAAGAATTTAAAACAGAAATTTCTTATACACCAGCTTCGCCTACTATTAACGATGCTGTCGCAAACGGTGTAAAAGTCTCTGCTCCAGAAACAATTACTCTTGATGCTGGCAAAACAGATGAAATTGAAGCAAAAATTAATGTTCCAGCCGGTGTAAAACAAGGCCGATATGAAGGATATATTCATATTACGAACACGAAAAATAAAGAAGAAACATATCAAATCCCATTCTCTATTCGTGTATCAGAGCCCGGTATTGAAAATGCAATACTATCAAGAAAAGCAATTTCAACTGATACATCTAAATTTAATCCATACGGTGAATCGTATGTTCACGGGGCATTCCAATTAAACAGCGAACTTGAAACGTTAGATCTTATCGTAAAAGATTCCAAAACAGATAAAGCTCTCGGCTTCATTGGAACATTAAACACAAGTGGACTAAAAACTGATGTGTATTACTACTTAGACTCGTTCTTTAATGGAAAAGTGTATCCTTTTACAAATGATCCTGCAAAACCAATTGGTGATGAGAAAATCAGCTTACCAGAAGGAGACTACACAATTGAGTTTGTCGGTTATGATAAGGCTGGGAAAGCACGTGTAAAAGGTGATTATGTTGTAATTGATAATACCCCACCAGAAGTGAAACTAATTGGATTAAAACCTGGTATTTACGAGTTAAATGAAGAAAATTATACAGTAGAAGATGGCAAAAAAGCACTATGGATTAAAGGAAATGTATACGATTCAAATGTTGACTACTTAAAAGGAAAAGGATTAAACATTACGCAAGAAGCGAATGGCGTTATGTACTATGACTATTCTCCATACTTGCATAAGTTTTTACCGATTAATGCAAATGGCGATTTTAAAGTTGGCATTACACCTGACTCCTTCAGAACGGAAGGTCCAATGAACACAGGCGTATATATTTTCGATTATGCAACTGCAGGAGCTGACTATCCAAGCGGTGTAAATAACTACTGGTTTATCCCGCAAGGTGCTCAATATGCGAAAGCTAGTTACGATAAAAAAGAATTATATAAAAATGACGAGTTCACAGTAACACTAAACGCAAAACACGTAAAACAATTTGTTGCTGGGCAATTTAATGTAAACTTCCTAGAGAAGAACTTCAAATTTGCAAATGCGAAATTTAATCCTGCTTTTGAAAAGCTACTTTCCGAAAAAGGAGTAACCGCAAAAGTAAATGAACCGAAACTAGAGGCAGGTTCGGTTACAGTTGGCGGCGCTATCGATGACAAAAACTTTGCTGGATTAGATGGTGATTTCCCGTTCATTGATGTAACTTTCAAAGTAGAAAATGATGAATTTTATGAAGCAAATGCTCAATTAGAGTCACCAATTTTTGTTTACTGGAAACAAGGTGAATCAGAACCAAATAGAATGCGTGTACTTCAAGATCAAACATTCTCAGTTATGTCCTTAAATTCACTAGTAGAAGGAAATATTAAACCTGGTGCATTCTTAAATGAACGTGGATATTTAGATGAAAAGTTTGATTATACAAAGCTTGGCGTAAAAGTATATGCAACTGATTCTTACCGTCATAAGTTTGAAGGCTCACTAGATAAATACGGATACTTCAAACTCAATGGACTTCCAGTTAATAAACGCGACTACAACTTATATGTAGAAGTGCCAGGACATTTAACAAGCCGCCTAACAACGAAACTTGGTACTGAAAAAGACGGTAAGCTGCTTGGCCAATATTATTATGCAAGACCTGACGAAAACCTTGCCGGCGATGTAAATGGTGATAAAGTAATCGATATTAAAGATGGTGAAATTATCGCTAGCAACTACGGTAAAAAAGGACTAACTGTAAAAGACGGAGATCTTAATAAAGATGGTATTGTCGACGAAAAAGATATTCGCTTCGTTGAAAAGAACTTCTTGAAAAAAGGGCCAGATGCATCTAAATCACAAACACCTGTAGAAAAATCAAAAAGCGGTACACTGGTAGATATTTTAAAGAAATTAGGATTAACACCTAAAAAATGA
- the glgA gene encoding glycogen synthase GlgA gives MNILFAVSECVPFVKSGGLADVAGALPKELKKLGVDVRIILPNYSLIPQKLRDGCTLHKVINVPLGWRNQYCGILKGEQDGITYYLIDNEYYFKRDSLYGHYDDGERFSYFSKAVLECIPHLDFEVDVLHSHDWHTAMVNFLLREKYQDNPLYERIKTVYTIHNLQFQGVFPPEVMYDLLELGDEYFHSEQLEFYGNINFMKGGIIASDQITAVSPTYKEEIQYEFFGEKLDGLLRKYNDKLSGIVNGIDTSVYNPETDSYIKAQYDAESLYEKSENKRALQRYFGLPEKEDTPIISMVTRLTKQKGLDLVRTVFREIMEEDVQCIILGSGDSEYEQFFEWMAYEYPEKVKVYIGFNEELAHQVYAGSDLFLMPSLFEPCGLGQLIALAYGTIPIVRETGGLNDTVHSYDEETGEGNGFSFTNFNAHDMLHTVHRAIEFYHDKPVWEQLVKQAMTEDYSWEQSALAYKELYKSLME, from the coding sequence GTGAATATTTTATTTGCAGTATCAGAATGTGTACCGTTTGTGAAATCGGGAGGATTAGCTGATGTAGCGGGTGCGCTCCCAAAAGAGCTGAAAAAATTAGGAGTGGACGTTCGTATTATACTTCCGAATTATAGCCTCATTCCGCAAAAGTTAAGAGATGGATGTACGTTACATAAAGTAATTAACGTCCCGCTTGGGTGGAGAAATCAATATTGTGGAATTTTAAAAGGTGAGCAAGACGGAATTACGTATTACTTAATAGATAATGAATATTATTTTAAGAGAGATTCTCTGTATGGTCATTATGATGACGGGGAGCGTTTTTCTTATTTCTCAAAAGCAGTGTTAGAGTGTATTCCACATCTTGATTTTGAAGTGGATGTTCTTCATAGCCACGATTGGCATACGGCTATGGTTAATTTCTTACTTCGTGAAAAGTATCAAGATAACCCGTTATATGAGCGTATTAAAACGGTATATACGATTCACAACTTGCAGTTCCAAGGCGTATTTCCTCCTGAAGTGATGTACGACTTGTTAGAGCTTGGTGATGAATATTTTCATAGTGAGCAGCTAGAGTTTTATGGAAACATAAACTTTATGAAAGGCGGTATTATCGCTTCGGATCAAATTACAGCGGTGAGCCCGACGTATAAAGAAGAAATTCAATATGAATTTTTCGGTGAGAAGTTAGATGGATTACTGCGAAAATATAATGATAAGCTTAGCGGCATTGTAAATGGTATTGATACGAGCGTATATAATCCAGAAACGGATTCGTATATTAAGGCTCAGTATGATGCAGAGTCATTATATGAAAAGAGTGAAAATAAACGCGCTTTGCAGCGTTATTTTGGTTTGCCAGAAAAAGAGGATACACCAATTATTTCAATGGTAACGAGATTAACGAAGCAAAAAGGTCTTGATTTAGTACGCACTGTATTCCGCGAAATAATGGAAGAAGATGTACAATGTATTATTTTAGGCTCAGGTGATTCGGAATATGAGCAATTCTTTGAGTGGATGGCATATGAGTATCCAGAGAAGGTAAAAGTTTATATCGGATTTAATGAAGAATTAGCGCACCAAGTGTATGCGGGAAGCGATTTGTTTTTAATGCCATCGCTGTTTGAACCGTGTGGACTTGGACAACTTATCGCATTAGCGTACGGTACGATTCCAATTGTAAGAGAAACAGGTGGATTAAACGATACGGTACATTCTTATGATGAAGAAACAGGCGAAGGAAATGGTTTCAGTTTCACGAACTTTAATGCACATGACATGCTGCATACGGTTCACCGTGCAATTGAATTTTATCACGATAAACCAGTGTGGGAGCAACTTGTAAAACAAGCGATGACTGAAGATTATAGCTGGGAGCAATCGGCTCTTGCTTATAAGGAATTGTATAAAAGTCTCATGGAATAA
- the glgB gene encoding 1,4-alpha-glucan branching protein GlgB, whose amino-acid sequence MSVINCEEVKRDEFHTEKYYESYNIFGAHVVTEGEIQGVRFTVWAPHAKAMSVVGDFNEWDYEQHKMLQVTEEGIWSLFIPHIEEGEIYKYAIETLAGDVILKADPYAVYAEVRPNTASVVFDIKGYEWNDKNWNRKKKKKSIYKEAMTVYELHFGSWKKKEDGTLYSYREMVEELIPYVVEHQFTHIEIMPLVEHPYDRSWGYQGTGYYAATSRFGTPHDLMHFVDECHKYGIGVILDWVPGHFCKDAHGLYLFDSTPTYEYKDKDVQENPVWGTVNFDLGKREVRNFLISNALFWMRYFHIDGFRVDAVANMLYWNKEGQEQSNEHAVSFLRELNEAVFAEDEDFLMTAEDSTAWPLVTTPTYEGGLGFNYKWNMGWMNDVLKYMECAPEYRKHIHEKMTFSLLYAYSENFILPLSHDEVVHGKKSLLNKMPGDYWDKFAQLRLLYGYFFTHPGKKLLFMGGEFGQFDEWKDLEDLDWNLHDFEMHRYMHDYFNELIALYKRSKPLWQLDHSPEGFQWIDANNNEQSIFSFIRQGDKQEDALVVVCNFTKSTYENYKVGVPDFEYYNEILNSDAEQYGGSGQVNKKRLKTILEPYHNQAAHVEITIPPFGVSILRPVKTRKGSKKQDGSKTKVRSNVTSRGKR is encoded by the coding sequence TTGAGTGTAATAAATTGTGAAGAAGTGAAACGAGATGAGTTTCATACAGAAAAGTACTATGAAAGTTATAACATCTTTGGTGCACATGTTGTGACGGAAGGTGAGATTCAAGGGGTACGGTTTACAGTGTGGGCTCCTCATGCGAAAGCAATGAGTGTTGTTGGAGATTTTAATGAGTGGGATTATGAGCAACATAAGATGCTACAAGTGACAGAAGAAGGCATTTGGTCCTTATTTATACCGCATATTGAAGAAGGAGAAATATATAAATATGCGATTGAAACGTTGGCTGGTGACGTCATTTTAAAGGCAGATCCGTATGCTGTATATGCAGAAGTAAGACCGAATACGGCATCTGTAGTTTTTGATATAAAAGGATATGAATGGAATGATAAAAACTGGAATCGTAAGAAAAAGAAAAAATCGATTTATAAAGAAGCGATGACAGTTTATGAATTACATTTTGGTTCTTGGAAAAAGAAAGAAGATGGAACGCTGTACTCTTACAGGGAAATGGTTGAAGAGCTCATCCCGTATGTGGTGGAACATCAATTTACACATATTGAAATTATGCCGCTTGTTGAGCATCCATATGATCGTTCTTGGGGATACCAAGGAACGGGATATTATGCCGCGACGAGTAGATTTGGTACGCCGCATGATTTAATGCATTTTGTCGACGAATGTCATAAATATGGAATCGGTGTCATTTTAGATTGGGTGCCGGGGCATTTTTGTAAAGATGCTCACGGTTTATATTTGTTTGATAGCACACCGACCTATGAATATAAAGATAAAGATGTACAAGAAAATCCAGTATGGGGAACTGTCAATTTTGATTTAGGGAAGAGAGAGGTACGTAATTTCTTAATTTCAAATGCGTTATTTTGGATGAGATATTTCCATATTGATGGTTTCAGAGTAGATGCAGTTGCGAACATGTTGTACTGGAATAAAGAAGGACAAGAGCAAAGTAATGAGCATGCTGTTTCATTTTTAAGAGAGTTAAATGAAGCAGTGTTTGCAGAGGATGAAGATTTTCTTATGACGGCAGAAGATTCAACAGCTTGGCCACTTGTAACAACTCCAACGTATGAAGGTGGGCTTGGATTCAATTACAAATGGAACATGGGCTGGATGAATGACGTGCTGAAATATATGGAGTGTGCGCCTGAATATAGGAAACACATTCATGAGAAAATGACGTTTTCTTTACTATATGCGTACTCTGAAAACTTCATATTACCACTTTCTCATGATGAAGTCGTTCATGGGAAAAAGTCGTTATTAAATAAAATGCCAGGTGATTACTGGGATAAGTTTGCTCAGCTTCGTTTATTATATGGATATTTCTTTACTCACCCAGGAAAGAAGTTACTTTTCATGGGAGGAGAATTCGGACAGTTTGATGAGTGGAAAGACCTTGAAGATTTAGATTGGAATTTACATGATTTTGAAATGCATCGTTATATGCATGATTACTTTAATGAGCTCATAGCATTGTATAAGCGCTCAAAACCACTTTGGCAGCTTGACCATTCACCTGAAGGTTTTCAGTGGATTGATGCTAATAATAATGAGCAAAGTATTTTCTCTTTTATCCGCCAAGGGGATAAACAAGAAGATGCGTTAGTTGTCGTATGTAATTTTACGAAATCTACATATGAAAACTATAAAGTAGGTGTACCAGATTTCGAGTATTATAACGAGATTTTAAACAGTGATGCTGAGCAATATGGCGGTTCGGGGCAAGTGAATAAGAAACGTCTTAAGACGATTCTAGAACCGTACCATAATCAAGCAGCACATGTAGAGATTACAATTCCACCATTTGGCGTATCCATATTACGACCAGTGAAGACGAGAAAGGGGAGCAAAAAACAAGATGGCTCAAAAACAAAAGTGCGTAGCAATGTTACTAGCAGGGGGAAAAGGTAG
- the glgC gene encoding glucose-1-phosphate adenylyltransferase, which translates to MAQKQKCVAMLLAGGKGSRLSALTKNLAKPAVPFGGKYRIIDFTLSNCANSGIETVGILTQYQPLELHNYIGIGNAWDLDRVNGGVTVLPPYAESSGVKWYTGTASAIYQNLNYLSQYEPEYVLILSGDHIYKMDYSKMLDYHIEKESDVSISVIEVPWDEASRFGIMNTNEEMEIVEFEEKPQFPRSNLASMGIYIFNWSILKEYLEMDARNPESSNDFGKDVLPLLLDEGKKLMAYPFEGYWKDVGTVKSLWEANMDLLRDETSLNLNDRNWRIYSVNPNEPPQYIAEKAKVEESLINEGCVIEGDVKHSVLFQGVTVEEGSMVIDSVVMPGAKIGKNVVIERAIVGSEMVIEDGTIIRPEKNVDDVVLIAEGK; encoded by the coding sequence ATGGCTCAAAAACAAAAGTGCGTAGCAATGTTACTAGCAGGGGGAAAAGGTAGTCGTTTAAGTGCATTAACAAAAAATTTAGCCAAGCCAGCTGTTCCATTTGGTGGTAAATATCGCATTATTGATTTTACGCTAAGTAACTGTGCGAATTCTGGTATTGAAACGGTTGGGATTTTAACACAATATCAACCACTTGAACTTCATAATTATATCGGAATCGGAAATGCGTGGGATTTAGACCGAGTAAACGGTGGGGTCACAGTATTACCTCCTTATGCGGAGTCTTCAGGGGTTAAGTGGTATACAGGTACGGCAAGTGCCATTTATCAAAATTTAAACTATTTAAGTCAGTATGAACCGGAGTATGTTCTTATTTTATCAGGCGACCATATTTATAAAATGGATTACAGTAAGATGCTAGATTACCATATTGAGAAAGAATCGGACGTATCCATCTCTGTTATTGAAGTACCTTGGGATGAAGCGAGTCGCTTTGGCATTATGAATACAAATGAAGAGATGGAGATTGTTGAGTTTGAAGAGAAACCACAATTTCCAAGAAGTAATCTTGCATCAATGGGAATCTATATTTTTAATTGGTCAATTTTGAAAGAGTATTTAGAGATGGATGCAAGAAATCCTGAATCTAGTAACGATTTTGGAAAAGACGTTCTTCCGCTTTTATTAGATGAAGGTAAGAAGTTGATGGCGTATCCGTTTGAAGGATATTGGAAAGATGTTGGAACGGTGAAGAGCTTATGGGAAGCGAATATGGATTTGCTTCGCGATGAAACATCACTGAATTTAAACGATCGTAATTGGCGTATTTACTCTGTCAATCCAAACGAACCGCCTCAATATATTGCTGAAAAGGCAAAAGTAGAAGAATCGCTTATTAACGAAGGGTGCGTCATTGAAGGGGACGTGAAGCATTCTGTGTTATTCCAAGGAGTGACGGTGGAAGAAGGAAGTATGGTGATTGATTCTGTCGTTATGCCAGGGGCTAAGATTGGTAAAAATGTTGTGATTGAAAGAGCGATCGTTGGATCAGAAATGGTTATCGAAGATGGAACAATCATTCGTCCAGAAAAGAATGTTGACGATGTAGTATTAATTGCTGAAGGGAAATAG
- the glgD gene encoding glucose-1-phosphate adenylyltransferase subunit GlgD: MGEKMLGIINATGSFPSLKKVTGHRSLAALPFGGRYRLIDFMLSNMVNSSIHSVAVFTSHKNRSLMDHVGSGKQWDLDRKRDGLFLFPPNCQCDQDEFGSFAHFRRHIDYFLRSREEYVVITNSHLVTALNFQAVLERHIHTAADITEVCHEGVSLQTYVLKKQLLLDLFETYKDVEQYSLFDVVREKRGKSLHIATYEHTGYVAIIDSIESYYKHSLEILQPAIWKQLFKKEAPIFTKVKDEPPTRYLKGAVVKNTMIANGSIIEGEVENSVISRSVKIGKGSIIRNSIIMQKSQIGDNCIIDGVIIDKDVKIGDGVVLKGNIDEPYVVEKGSVQNSTINSYS, translated from the coding sequence ATGGGAGAAAAAATGTTAGGAATTATTAATGCAACGGGAAGTTTTCCTTCCTTAAAGAAAGTAACAGGGCATCGTTCACTAGCGGCGTTACCGTTTGGGGGCCGTTATCGACTCATTGATTTCATGCTTTCAAATATGGTGAATTCTAGTATTCATAGTGTGGCAGTTTTTACAAGCCATAAAAACCGTTCGTTAATGGACCATGTCGGTTCAGGGAAACAGTGGGATTTAGATAGAAAACGAGACGGACTATTTTTATTCCCGCCAAACTGCCAATGTGACCAAGATGAGTTTGGGTCTTTTGCACACTTTAGAAGACATATTGATTATTTTCTAAGAAGCAGAGAAGAGTACGTTGTTATTACGAATAGCCATCTTGTAACAGCATTAAATTTTCAAGCGGTGTTAGAGCGACATATACATACGGCAGCTGATATTACGGAAGTTTGCCATGAAGGGGTTTCGCTTCAAACATACGTGTTAAAGAAACAATTATTATTAGATTTATTTGAGACATATAAAGATGTGGAGCAATACAGTTTATTTGATGTAGTGAGAGAAAAACGCGGGAAATCATTACACATTGCTACATATGAACATACTGGATATGTAGCAATTATTGATTCGATCGAAAGTTACTATAAACATAGCTTAGAAATTTTGCAACCTGCTATTTGGAAGCAATTATTTAAGAAAGAAGCACCGATCTTTACGAAAGTAAAAGATGAGCCACCAACTCGTTATCTAAAGGGTGCAGTCGTGAAAAATACAATGATTGCAAATGGCAGTATTATTGAAGGGGAAGTAGAAAACAGTGTTATTTCCCGTTCAGTTAAAATCGGAAAAGGTTCAATTATTCGTAACAGTATTATTATGCAAAAGAGCCAAATTGGAGATAACTGTATAATAGACGGTGTTATTATTGATAAAGACGTGAAAATTGGCGACGGTGTCGTATTAAAAGGAAACATCGATGAGCCGTATGTTGTAGAAAAAGGAAGCGTACAAAACAGTACGATTAATAGTTATTCCTAA